One region of Rhizophagus irregularis chromosome 20, complete sequence genomic DNA includes:
- a CDS encoding Peptidyl-prolyl cis-trans isomerase cyp15, translating to MSDQEIKTGSKHEREEEEEEEKQDQEEEEDIGPAIPIAIETPKKKKRVLMHERTYLERLPSADMYERSYMHRDVLSFVATTATDFIITTSVDGHLKFWKKNDKGIEFVKHFRAHIGNITSISVSADGLLLATGAVDKALKVFDVVNFDMINMMKLEYTPNSICWVHKRGQAQTLLASSDDAGNIFIYDGRGDEQPLHKVPKLHNHPVHLMTYNEKDHTVLSADTSGMLEYWVPEEPFGLPKTVSFEFKSDTDLYEFKKMKTSPTSMTFSPDYKQFVTTSIGDRQIRVFRFKTGKMIRKYDESLSVISEMQQAGTAIYKLDDMEFGRRLAVERELEKTSLASTMNAVFDESSNFIIYPTLLGIKIVNLTTNKVVRLIGKTEPHRFLNMSMYQGAPKRKALITMEMAASDNPLMRESELMDPTLFCTAYKRNRFFMFTKREPDAHESHKGDRDVYNEKPSREEQTVASAQPTKQKLGNTAILRTTSGDIHVRLFPEYAPKAVENFVTHAKNGYYNNVIFHRVIKGFMIQTGDPLGDGTGGESIWGSEFEDEFNKDLKHDRPYTVSMANAGPNTNGSQFFITVVPTPWLNNKHTIFGRATAGMDVIHTIENAKTDKLDKPFEDVKVINIEIR from the exons ATGTCAGATCAAGAAATAAAGACTGGTAGCAAACATGAAAGAGAGGAAGAGGAGGAGGAAGAGAAACAAGAccaagaagaagaagaag aCATCGGACCAGCTATACCAATAGCTATTGAAAcaccaaaaaagaaaaaacgag TTCTAATGCACGAACGAACTTATTTGGAACGTTTGCCTTCGGCTGATATGTATGAACGTAGTTATATGCATCGTGATGTTTTAAGTTTTGTGGCCACCACAGC aacggattttataattacaacATCAGTTGATGGACAtttgaaattttggaaaaagaaTGATAAAGGAATTGAATTTGTGAAGCATTTTCGCGCACATATCG GAAATATCACTAGTATCAGTGTTTCTGCGGATGGGTTGTTATTAGCAACTGGTGCGGTAGATAAAGCATTAAAAGTATTCGACGTAGTTAATTTCG ACATGATTAATATGATGAAATTGGAATATACGCCAAATAGTATCTGTTGGGTTCATAAACGAGGTCAAGCTCAGACATTATTAGCCAG ttctgATGACGCCGGCAACATTTTTATCTATGATGGTCGAGGTGATGAACAACCCCTACATAAAGTTCCAAAGTTACATAATCATCCGGTTCACTTGATGACA TATAATGAGAAGGATCATACGGTTTTATCTGCAGATACATCAGGAATGTTGGAATATTGGGTACCAGAAGAACCTTTTGGCTTGCCCAAAACAGTATCATTTGAATTCAAATCTGATACAGATCTTtatgaattcaaaaaaatgaaaacatcTCCGACATCAATGACATTTTCTCCGGATTACAAACAATTTGTAACAACAAGTATTGGAGATCGTCAAATACGagtttttagatttaaaaccGGAAAGATGATTCGAAAGTATGATGAGTCATTATCGGTTATAAGTGAAATGCAGCAG gCTGGGACTGctatatataaattagatGATATGGAATTTGGTCGTAGACTTGCTGTAGAACGTGAATTAGAAAAGACTTCACTAGCATCCACGATGAATGCAG tTTTTGATGAAAGTAGTAACTTCATCATTTATCCTACACTGCTTGGTATCAAGA ttgtCAACCTAACGACAAATAAGGTGGTTAGATTAATTGGTAAAACGGAACCACATCGGTTTCTTAATATGTCAATGTATCAAGGAGCTCCAAAAAGAAAGGCCCTTATTACAATG gaaaTGGCAGCGTCGGATAATCCATTGATGAGAGAAAGTGAATTAATGGATCCAACGTTATTTTGTACAGCATATAAAAGAAATCGATTTTTCATGTTTACAAAACGTGAACCAGATGc TCATGAATCACATAAAGGAGATAGGGATGTGTATAATGAAAAACCATCAAGGGAAGAACAAACAGTAGCATCAGCGCAACCCACCAAACAAAAATTGGGTAATACAGCCATATTGCGTACAACTTCAGGAGATATTCATGTAAGATTATTCCCAGAATATGCACCAAAAGCCGTGGAGAATTTCGTTACACACGCCAAGAATGGATATTacaataatgtaatttttcacCGAGTTATTAAAGGGTTTATGATTCAAACAGGAGACCCATTAg ggGATGGTACTGGAGGGGAATCAATATGGGGATCAGAATTTGAGGATGAATTTAACAAGGATTTGAAACATGATAGACCATATACTGTGAGTATGGCTAACGCTGGACCAAATACTAATGGATCGCAATTTTTCATTACGGTTGTTCCAACG cCATGGCTTAACAATAAACACACGATATTCGGTAGAGCGACAGCCGGTATGGACGTAATTCATACCATTGAGAATGCAAAGACCGATAAATTGGATAAACCATTTGAAGATGTTAAAGTCATCAATATTGAAATTCGCTGA